A single window of Archangium gephyra DNA harbors:
- a CDS encoding OsmC family protein, with product MSIDAQTEQSGAFRQVIRVGEHTFHADVAPSLGGQGSAPGPHDYFDASLAACKALTANWYAKKHGIALERVETHVERDDSKERQGTYVLRVKLAFHGALSQEDKQRLHAAVAQCPIHKLMTTATVEVVTEPLETGVNG from the coding sequence ATGTCCATCGATGCCCAGACCGAGCAGTCCGGTGCGTTTCGTCAGGTCATTCGCGTCGGCGAGCACACCTTCCATGCCGACGTCGCTCCCTCGCTGGGGGGCCAGGGCTCCGCGCCGGGACCCCACGACTACTTCGATGCCTCGCTCGCGGCCTGCAAGGCGCTGACGGCCAACTGGTACGCGAAGAAGCATGGGATCGCCCTGGAGCGCGTCGAGACCCACGTCGAGCGCGACGACTCGAAGGAGCGGCAGGGCACCTACGTGCTCCGGGTGAAGCTCGCGTTCCATGGCGCGCTGTCCCAGGAGGACAAGCAGCGCCTCCATGCCGCGGTTGCCCAGTGCCCCATCCACAAGCTCATGACCACGGCCACCGTCGAGGTCGTGACCGAGCCCCTTGAGACCGGAGTGAATGGGTAA
- a CDS encoding DUF192 domain-containing protein: MDVDAKQYVSPTLPRARVLLEDASGGVHPVDVEVAATPEARTRGLMWRQELPAGQGMLFVFPEDEVQSFWMRNTLIPLDMLFIDSAGKIVGVVENAQPRTLTSRSVGLPGRYVLEVPGGWSRAHGLVSGGTVRFQGLEGIPVVP, encoded by the coding sequence ATGGACGTGGATGCGAAGCAATACGTGAGCCCCACGCTGCCGAGGGCGCGGGTGCTGCTCGAGGACGCCTCGGGGGGTGTGCACCCGGTGGACGTGGAGGTGGCCGCCACGCCGGAGGCGCGCACGCGCGGGCTGATGTGGCGCCAGGAGTTGCCCGCGGGACAGGGCATGCTCTTCGTCTTCCCCGAGGACGAGGTGCAGAGCTTCTGGATGCGCAACACGCTCATCCCGCTGGACATGCTCTTCATCGACTCGGCGGGGAAGATCGTCGGCGTCGTCGAGAATGCCCAGCCGCGCACGCTCACCTCGCGCTCGGTGGGGCTGCCCGGACGCTACGTGCTGGAGGTGCCCGGCGGCTGGTCCAGGGCCCACGGGCTCGTGAGCGGCGGCACCGTGCGCTTCCAGGGCCTGGAGGGCATCCCGGTCGTGCCGTGA
- a CDS encoding pentapeptide repeat-containing protein: MLYNKVFYEDREIENERLELTDKGSLYFLGSNVTFSRCTLVLKVSGRNLIFDQGTRFVDCTFEVKQELKNHQQWVFASLKGCRFKGRLSGCDFGHWPSYSERAGHGSIEDCDFSEARLDGCRIMGSDPATLRFPKWPCFTILEPVARARELNSVQWPGGFRPIIVEGEYRDPPSTRAVTFYAPALARRRETTEEAFRAVIEQFDCILY, from the coding sequence ATGCTCTACAACAAGGTCTTCTACGAGGACCGGGAAATCGAAAACGAGCGGCTGGAACTGACGGACAAGGGCTCGCTCTACTTCCTTGGCTCCAATGTGACGTTCAGCAGGTGCACCCTCGTCCTGAAGGTCTCCGGCAGGAACCTGATCTTCGACCAGGGAACCCGGTTCGTCGACTGCACCTTCGAGGTGAAGCAGGAGTTGAAGAACCACCAGCAGTGGGTGTTCGCATCACTGAAGGGGTGCCGGTTCAAGGGGCGGCTGTCGGGGTGCGATTTCGGGCACTGGCCCAGCTACTCGGAGAGGGCAGGGCACGGCTCCATTGAAGACTGTGATTTCTCCGAGGCCCGCCTGGATGGCTGCCGCATCATGGGCTCCGACCCCGCCACCCTTCGCTTTCCCAAGTGGCCCTGCTTCACCATCCTGGAGCCCGTTGCGCGAGCCCGCGAGCTCAACAGCGTCCAGTGGCCCGGAGGTTTTCGCCCGATCATCGTGGAGGGGGAGTACAGGGATCCTCCCTCTACAAGGGCCGTCACGTTCTACGCCCCGGCCCTTGCCAGGCGCCGCGAGACCACCGAGGAAGCGTTCAGGGCCGTCATCGAGCAGTTCGACTGCATCCTCTACTGA
- a CDS encoding TIGR02266 family protein — translation MAEQKTSAEIRQHTRAPIELKVDYKKLNSFFADYTKNISKGGTFIKTKKPLPIGTRFLFKLTVPQREAPFELLGEVVWSKGDAEEPGMGIRFIYNDDRQRGEFEGVVERLMADSLGTQLTEKLLNKQLHPG, via the coding sequence ATGGCCGAACAGAAGACAAGCGCTGAAATCCGCCAACACACTCGTGCTCCCATCGAGCTGAAGGTGGACTACAAGAAGCTCAACTCGTTCTTCGCGGACTACACGAAGAACATCTCGAAGGGTGGCACCTTCATCAAGACGAAGAAGCCGCTGCCCATCGGGACGCGCTTCCTCTTCAAGCTCACCGTGCCCCAGCGCGAGGCGCCCTTCGAGCTGCTCGGCGAGGTCGTCTGGTCCAAGGGCGACGCCGAGGAGCCCGGCATGGGCATCCGCTTCATCTACAACGACGACCGCCAGCGCGGCGAGTTCGAGGGCGTGGTGGAGCGGTTGATGGCGGACAGCCTCGGCACGCAGCTCACGGAGAAGCTGCTCAACAAGCAGCTCCACCCGGGGTGA
- a CDS encoding pirin family protein: MSWEETSDTRQHPELETLIVTRTRDLGDGFEVRRALPSAQRRMVGPFIFLDQMGPAMFRAGHGLDVRPHPHIGLATVTYLYDGEVLHRDSLGVVQHIRPGEVNWMTAGRGIVHSERTGPETRAAGGKLFGLQAWVALPKKYEETEPAFVHHSAETMPFHEGEGVRMHLIAGSLYGKRSPVKTLSDMIYADLALEEGAGLVLPAEHEERGLYLSEGTVELDGTEFKAGELLVFRPGSEIAVRASSRARMAFLGGEPMDGPRYIFWNFVSSSKERLEEAKADWKAGRFARVPQETEFIPLPEEPAPVRYP, from the coding sequence ATGAGCTGGGAAGAGACGAGCGACACGAGGCAGCACCCCGAGCTGGAGACGCTCATCGTCACCCGCACGAGGGACTTGGGCGATGGGTTCGAGGTGCGGCGGGCGTTGCCCTCGGCGCAGCGCCGGATGGTGGGGCCCTTCATCTTCCTCGACCAGATGGGGCCGGCGATGTTCCGCGCGGGCCATGGGTTGGACGTGAGGCCGCACCCGCACATCGGCCTGGCCACCGTCACCTATCTCTACGATGGAGAGGTCCTCCACCGGGACAGCCTGGGCGTGGTGCAGCACATCCGGCCCGGCGAGGTGAACTGGATGACGGCGGGACGAGGCATCGTCCACTCCGAGCGCACGGGCCCCGAGACGCGGGCGGCGGGCGGGAAGCTCTTCGGCCTCCAGGCGTGGGTGGCGCTCCCGAAGAAGTACGAGGAGACCGAGCCCGCCTTCGTCCATCACTCCGCCGAGACGATGCCCTTCCACGAGGGAGAGGGCGTGCGGATGCACCTGATCGCGGGATCGCTCTACGGCAAGCGCTCACCGGTGAAGACGCTCTCGGACATGATCTACGCGGACCTGGCGCTGGAAGAAGGCGCGGGACTGGTGCTCCCGGCCGAGCACGAGGAGCGCGGGCTGTACCTTTCCGAGGGCACGGTGGAACTCGATGGGACGGAGTTCAAGGCGGGCGAATTGCTCGTGTTCCGTCCGGGGAGTGAGATCGCGGTGCGAGCGTCCTCGCGGGCGCGGATGGCCTTCCTCGGAGGTGAGCCGATGGACGGTCCGCGCTACATCTTCTGGAACTTCGTCTCGAGCTCGAAGGAGCGGCTGGAAGAGGCGAAGGCGGACTGGAAGGCCGGGCGCTTCGCCCGGGTACCGCAGGAGACGGAGTTCATCCCGCTGCCCGAGGAGCCCGCGCCCGTGCGGTATCCGTAG
- a CDS encoding cellulose synthase gives MTATSGSPGGQRDGRRRESLPSALVQIGVVAVMLAGAVTYVVHRGQVRQQVDARMKAARTQAQRDNPADLRKALAELDALFQLDADARDGRALAADLNMRLWLEHRQPEAEAKTREQLARAEALDSRSGERYGTRAMVLLAEGKAAEAEKYLEDLKTQGAKSPKLALAEAQALRERGRLSDARQAFARASEAAWREPRYPVAHGEALLDEGMYGQAAEALKKATAANAEHLRARLSLALARLYQGTGREEASKTVSDVLAREAELTPALKARALTVRAALALTDGNTDEALKEAGEALAASPEEHHALFIRARALALKKDTSARTAFQEAVAKRRTATLLYLDGAKALQQAGDGEGALALLDSYETVFRDVQVPAPEGKTMGALERDDRYWLARGQVMEALARAEDAMSAYDRALAVKGVGMARAQYAKAALLLARKDYDAAQPLLTEVAPENGMGAMPEAYEAMGELLFARGEFAKGCQHYFFGLSRAQLNGAPTETLRAKATNVEKRLATEGQPAMAKAWKTEADALLQ, from the coding sequence ATGACCGCGACGAGTGGAAGCCCCGGCGGACAGCGGGACGGGCGGAGGCGGGAGAGCCTGCCGAGCGCGCTGGTGCAGATAGGCGTGGTGGCGGTGATGCTGGCGGGCGCGGTGACGTACGTGGTGCACCGGGGACAGGTGCGCCAGCAGGTGGACGCGCGGATGAAGGCGGCGCGGACGCAGGCCCAGCGGGACAACCCGGCGGACCTGCGCAAGGCGCTGGCGGAGCTGGACGCCCTCTTCCAGCTGGACGCGGACGCACGGGACGGCCGGGCGCTGGCGGCGGACCTGAACATGCGGCTGTGGCTGGAGCACCGCCAGCCGGAGGCCGAGGCGAAGACCCGCGAGCAGCTGGCGCGCGCCGAGGCGTTGGACTCGCGCTCGGGCGAGCGCTACGGCACGCGGGCGATGGTGCTGCTGGCCGAGGGCAAGGCGGCGGAGGCGGAGAAGTACCTGGAGGACTTGAAGACGCAGGGTGCGAAGAGCCCCAAGCTGGCGCTGGCCGAGGCGCAGGCGCTGCGGGAGCGCGGGCGGCTGTCGGATGCGCGGCAGGCCTTCGCCCGGGCCAGTGAGGCGGCGTGGCGCGAGCCGCGCTACCCGGTAGCCCACGGCGAGGCGCTGCTGGACGAGGGCATGTACGGGCAGGCCGCCGAGGCGCTGAAGAAGGCCACGGCCGCCAACGCGGAGCACCTGCGCGCGCGCCTCTCGCTGGCGCTCGCCCGGCTGTACCAGGGCACGGGGCGGGAGGAGGCCAGCAAGACGGTGTCGGACGTGCTGGCGCGCGAGGCCGAGCTCACCCCGGCGTTGAAGGCCCGGGCCCTGACGGTGCGGGCCGCGCTGGCGCTGACGGACGGCAACACGGACGAGGCGCTGAAGGAGGCCGGGGAGGCACTCGCGGCGTCTCCGGAAGAGCACCATGCGCTGTTCATCCGCGCGAGGGCGCTGGCGCTGAAGAAGGACACGAGCGCGCGCACGGCCTTCCAGGAGGCGGTGGCGAAGCGGCGCACGGCCACCCTGCTCTACCTGGATGGCGCGAAGGCGCTGCAGCAGGCGGGGGACGGAGAGGGAGCCCTGGCGCTGCTGGACAGCTACGAGACCGTCTTCCGCGACGTGCAGGTGCCGGCCCCCGAGGGGAAGACGATGGGCGCGCTGGAGCGGGACGACCGGTACTGGCTGGCGAGGGGCCAGGTGATGGAGGCGCTGGCGCGCGCGGAGGACGCGATGTCGGCGTACGATCGGGCGCTCGCGGTGAAGGGCGTGGGCATGGCGCGCGCGCAGTACGCCAAGGCCGCGCTGCTGCTGGCGCGCAAGGACTATGACGCCGCCCAGCCGCTGCTCACCGAGGTGGCTCCGGAGAACGGCATGGGCGCCATGCCCGAGGCCTACGAGGCCATGGGCGAGCTGCTCTTCGCCAGGGGCGAGTTCGCCAAGGGCTGCCAGCACTACTTCTTCGGGCTGAGCCGGGCCCAGTTGAACGGCGCGCCCACCGAGACGCTGAGGGCCAAGGCCACGAACGTGGAGAAGCGCCTGGCCACCGAGGGTCAGCCCGCCATGGCCAAGGCCTGGAAGACCGAGGCGGACGCGCTGCTGCAGTAG
- a CDS encoding cyclic nucleotide-binding domain-containing protein, protein MNESSLRELGLDLLEDRQFERALAVFAEAVRRLPADHRSRMLAARCLSELGERERAVTVYHACAEGLLRRDYLLSAMAACKLGLEMAPQERRLKDTLVRLHARAARNVTGRASVPPPLPPETLYDGKVDTDLMGLSGEELSDRAIEVLAAPDPGGTANPNDRPPLPLFADLERDAFIDLVGRMGYRSIKPEEVVSREGEATDRLHVIVAGKAEVTRQSEGEDRTLGFLGGGSIFGELSLLTGAATTATVTAVSDIEVFEIRREHLNAVAKSFPAMPQVLATFAQKRMERNLTATSPLFQPMPESERAALLQRFTFRALQPGEKVLVEGEHSPGLFLVLAGELVVQKEDPAGGTVRLGVLREGEVAGEISLLTGLRATATVVSARKTATSFLERAAFHELVKTYPHIKKYLEQLSDRRLKQIGEALRPAEIIDADELLTESGGS, encoded by the coding sequence ATGAACGAGTCATCGTTGCGGGAACTGGGCCTGGACCTTTTGGAGGACCGCCAGTTCGAGCGGGCGCTCGCGGTGTTCGCGGAGGCGGTCCGCCGGCTTCCGGCGGATCATCGCTCGCGAATGCTGGCGGCGCGGTGTCTGTCGGAGCTGGGAGAGCGTGAGCGGGCGGTCACCGTCTACCACGCCTGCGCCGAGGGGCTGCTGCGGCGCGACTACCTGCTGTCCGCGATGGCCGCGTGCAAGCTGGGGTTGGAGATGGCGCCCCAGGAGCGGCGGTTGAAGGACACGCTGGTGCGGCTGCACGCTCGCGCCGCGCGCAACGTCACGGGACGTGCCTCGGTGCCTCCGCCGCTGCCGCCGGAGACGCTCTATGACGGCAAGGTGGACACGGACCTGATGGGGTTGTCCGGCGAGGAGCTGAGCGACCGGGCCATCGAGGTGCTCGCCGCGCCGGATCCGGGCGGCACGGCCAACCCGAATGATCGTCCGCCCCTGCCGCTCTTCGCGGACCTGGAGCGCGATGCGTTCATCGATCTGGTGGGCCGCATGGGCTACCGCTCCATCAAGCCCGAGGAGGTGGTGAGCCGCGAGGGCGAGGCCACGGACCGGCTGCACGTCATCGTCGCCGGCAAGGCCGAGGTGACGCGGCAGTCGGAGGGCGAGGATCGGACGCTGGGCTTCCTCGGGGGCGGCTCCATCTTCGGAGAGCTGTCGCTGCTCACGGGCGCGGCGACCACGGCCACCGTGACGGCGGTGTCGGACATCGAGGTGTTCGAGATCCGCCGCGAGCACCTCAACGCGGTGGCCAAGAGCTTTCCGGCGATGCCGCAGGTGCTGGCCACCTTCGCGCAGAAGCGCATGGAGCGGAACCTGACGGCCACCTCGCCGCTGTTCCAGCCCATGCCCGAGTCCGAACGCGCCGCGCTCCTGCAGCGCTTCACCTTCCGGGCCCTGCAGCCCGGAGAGAAGGTGCTGGTGGAGGGCGAGCACTCGCCGGGCCTCTTCCTGGTGCTCGCGGGCGAGCTGGTGGTGCAGAAGGAGGATCCAGCGGGAGGCACGGTGCGCCTGGGCGTGCTGCGCGAGGGTGAGGTGGCGGGGGAGATTTCGCTGCTCACGGGCCTGCGCGCGACGGCCACGGTGGTGTCGGCGCGCAAGACGGCGACGTCCTTCCTCGAGCGCGCGGCGTTCCACGAGCTGGTGAAGACGTATCCGCACATCAAGAAGTACCTGGAGCAGCTCTCGGATCGCCGGCTGAAGCAGATTGGCGAGGCGTTGCGGCCCGCGGAGATCATCGACGCGGACGAGCTGCTGACGGAGAGCGGCGGCTCATGA
- a CDS encoding FHA domain-containing protein yields the protein MAPPNRRSSSRSPSNEPQQAPQDSTRIKSASAVRRNAPQEEYGAAEDEAFPPDEDTGDQGHYDDEGTPTPGVEDDDNPDATRAGPPLTLEILEGPDQGRKKRFRSVRMVIGRGQDCDLMLLDQSVSRRHVELVFGGESGVMLRDLVSGNGTRVNDERVDECKLKHHDVISIGRTKIRLIDEQEAVRQMRLAAEEAERKEKEEAERKEKEKAEAAKKAAEAEAAGTAADAGATPEGGEEPDAERDKKTQVRDIRDIPRRNPPPRTNLGLLAAAALVLLIALIGGGVLFIKRGPPPPPPPNPKEVLAQGLMQEARTAFRNGDYAQAVKLAEEAEATFPGLPTNGFLQTARAELAIVEAFAQVRQLAGENKFEEARELLSKTPHGTVKTEEMREKLDAELATAEVSWRVKQVEMALDARDLEGARALILQLPIERQPLYQSKLQELEELIAQEDQDAAAQDRAARAAAARRAKEQREAFIATAFSPVEQRFNAGDYSRAALECDRVIDAHSDDKEIRDRAKLLKKLLPQFARVYQDAQRKVQANALESAARPLRSAAELYRQIGFKGPVGETLNGQLAASAVVAGKAALARGDLANANSFFNDALRMSPEDSRAQAGLESVQVKLNDLFKQAYLIKDREPEEATEKFRLILQLAAEGSELKTKAETQLLALEQ from the coding sequence ATGGCCCCCCCGAACCGCCGCTCCTCCAGCAGGTCCCCTTCCAACGAGCCGCAGCAGGCTCCGCAGGACAGTACCCGCATCAAGTCCGCCAGCGCGGTGCGCCGCAATGCGCCTCAAGAGGAGTACGGCGCCGCCGAGGACGAGGCGTTCCCTCCCGACGAGGACACGGGCGATCAGGGCCACTACGACGACGAGGGCACTCCGACGCCCGGCGTGGAGGATGACGACAACCCGGACGCCACGCGCGCCGGCCCGCCCCTGACGCTGGAGATCCTCGAGGGCCCGGACCAGGGCCGGAAGAAGCGCTTCCGGAGCGTCCGCATGGTCATCGGACGGGGACAGGACTGCGACCTCATGCTCCTGGACCAGTCCGTGTCGCGCCGCCACGTGGAGCTGGTGTTCGGCGGCGAGAGCGGCGTGATGCTGCGTGACCTCGTCAGCGGCAACGGCACCCGCGTGAATGACGAGCGCGTGGACGAGTGCAAGCTCAAGCACCACGACGTCATCTCCATCGGCCGCACGAAGATTCGCCTCATCGACGAGCAGGAGGCCGTCCGGCAGATGCGCCTCGCCGCCGAGGAGGCCGAGCGCAAGGAGAAGGAAGAGGCCGAGCGCAAGGAGAAGGAAAAGGCGGAGGCCGCCAAGAAGGCCGCCGAGGCCGAGGCCGCGGGCACCGCCGCGGATGCCGGCGCTACCCCCGAGGGCGGCGAGGAGCCCGACGCCGAGCGCGACAAGAAGACGCAGGTGCGCGACATCCGGGACATCCCGCGCCGCAACCCGCCTCCGCGCACCAACCTGGGGCTCCTGGCGGCCGCCGCGCTGGTGCTGCTGATCGCCCTCATCGGCGGTGGCGTGCTCTTCATCAAGCGGGGCCCGCCGCCCCCTCCGCCGCCCAACCCCAAGGAAGTGCTGGCCCAGGGGCTGATGCAGGAGGCGCGCACCGCCTTCCGCAACGGCGACTACGCGCAAGCGGTGAAGCTGGCCGAGGAGGCCGAGGCCACCTTCCCGGGCCTGCCCACGAATGGCTTCCTGCAGACGGCGCGCGCGGAGCTGGCCATCGTGGAGGCCTTCGCTCAGGTGCGTCAGCTGGCCGGCGAGAACAAGTTCGAGGAGGCGCGCGAGCTGCTCTCCAAGACGCCGCACGGCACCGTGAAGACGGAGGAGATGCGGGAGAAGCTCGACGCCGAGCTGGCCACCGCGGAGGTCTCCTGGCGGGTGAAGCAGGTGGAGATGGCGCTGGATGCCAGGGATCTGGAAGGCGCCCGCGCGCTCATCCTCCAGCTCCCCATCGAGCGCCAGCCGCTCTACCAGAGCAAGCTGCAGGAGCTGGAGGAGCTGATCGCCCAGGAGGACCAGGACGCGGCCGCCCAGGATCGCGCCGCCAGGGCCGCCGCGGCCCGCCGGGCCAAGGAGCAGCGCGAGGCGTTCATCGCCACCGCCTTCTCCCCGGTGGAGCAGCGCTTCAACGCGGGGGACTACTCGCGCGCGGCGCTCGAGTGCGACCGGGTCATCGACGCCCACTCGGATGACAAGGAGATCCGCGACCGGGCGAAGCTGCTCAAGAAGCTCCTGCCCCAGTTCGCGCGCGTCTACCAGGACGCCCAGCGCAAGGTGCAGGCCAACGCCCTGGAGTCCGCGGCCCGTCCGCTGCGCTCGGCGGCGGAGCTGTACCGGCAGATCGGCTTCAAGGGGCCCGTGGGCGAAACGCTCAACGGCCAGCTCGCGGCCTCCGCCGTCGTCGCGGGCAAGGCCGCCCTGGCGCGCGGCGACCTGGCCAACGCCAACAGCTTCTTCAACGACGCCCTGCGCATGAGCCCGGAGGACAGCAGGGCCCAGGCCGGACTGGAGTCCGTCCAGGTCAAGCTGAATGACCTGTTCAAGCAGGCCTACCTCATCAAGGACCGGGAGCCCGAGGAGGCGACGGAGAAGTTCCGGCTGATCCTCCAGCTCGCGGCCGAGGGCTCCGAGCTGAAGACGAAGGCGGAGACACAACTCCTGGCGCTCGAACAGTAG
- a CDS encoding YceI family protein: MANATWNIDTTHSGIHFSVRHMVIAKVRGSFRKFSGTVSLDEQQPTASSVSVRIEAPSIDTGVQQRDDHLRSPDFFDVEKFPVISFESTKVEQSSDGGLRVTGKLTIRDITREVVLEAEQLGIGKDPWGNVKAAFEAKTSIDRRDFGLKWNQALETGGVLVGEKIEISLEVQAVKAQSAEKAA; this comes from the coding sequence ATGGCCAACGCGACCTGGAACATCGACACGACCCACTCCGGCATCCACTTCTCCGTCCGCCACATGGTCATCGCCAAGGTGCGCGGCAGCTTCCGGAAGTTCAGCGGCACGGTGTCCCTGGACGAGCAGCAGCCCACCGCCTCGTCCGTCTCCGTCCGCATCGAGGCGCCGAGCATCGACACCGGTGTCCAGCAGCGTGATGACCACCTGCGCTCGCCGGACTTCTTCGACGTGGAGAAGTTCCCCGTCATCTCCTTCGAGAGCACGAAGGTGGAGCAGTCCTCGGACGGCGGCCTCCGGGTGACCGGCAAGCTGACCATCCGCGACATCACCCGCGAGGTGGTGCTCGAGGCCGAGCAGCTCGGCATCGGCAAGGACCCCTGGGGCAACGTCAAGGCCGCCTTCGAGGCGAAGACCTCCATCGACCGAAGGGATTTCGGTCTGAAGTGGAACCAGGCGCTCGAGACCGGTGGCGTCCTCGTCGGTGAGAAGATCGAGATCTCCCTCGAGGTCCAGGCCGTCAAGGCCCAGAGCGCCGAGAAGGCGGCCTGA
- a CDS encoding LysR family transcriptional regulator: MDLNELLVFAKVVQSGSFTVAAKGLRMPKSTVSRKVSELEERVGAQLLQRTTRKLRLTEVGQAYYEHCARIVAEAEQAELAVTRMQAAPHGLLRVTAPLTFSFLGPIVAEFLKRYPEVQLELVCTDRSVDLMEEGFDLAVRAGRLADSSLIARKLGNVERAVVAAPSYLEERGAPKSPKDLERHDCLVFGAGMEGNVWTLHSGNKSLQVSVRARLVVNEPDMLRAVALAGAGIALLPTLPSATDFTTGRLRRILPDWSSAGAPVHAVYPSTRHHSPKVMAFVDFLRERWPESPAGTP; the protein is encoded by the coding sequence ATGGACCTCAACGAGCTCCTCGTCTTCGCCAAGGTGGTGCAGTCCGGCAGCTTCACGGTGGCGGCGAAAGGGCTGCGGATGCCCAAGTCCACCGTCAGCCGGAAGGTGTCCGAGCTCGAGGAGCGGGTCGGCGCGCAGCTGCTGCAGCGCACGACGCGCAAGCTGCGGCTCACGGAGGTAGGGCAGGCCTACTACGAGCACTGCGCGCGCATCGTGGCCGAGGCGGAGCAGGCCGAGCTGGCCGTCACGCGCATGCAGGCCGCGCCGCACGGGCTGCTCCGGGTGACGGCGCCGCTCACCTTCAGCTTCCTGGGGCCCATCGTCGCGGAGTTCCTCAAGCGCTACCCCGAGGTGCAGCTCGAGCTGGTGTGCACGGACCGCTCGGTGGACCTGATGGAGGAGGGGTTCGACCTGGCGGTGCGCGCGGGACGGCTGGCCGACTCCTCGCTCATCGCCCGCAAGCTCGGAAACGTCGAGCGCGCCGTCGTGGCGGCCCCGAGCTACCTCGAGGAGCGGGGAGCACCCAAGAGCCCCAAGGACCTCGAGCGGCACGACTGCCTCGTCTTTGGCGCGGGGATGGAGGGGAATGTCTGGACGCTGCACTCGGGGAACAAGTCGCTCCAGGTCTCGGTGCGTGCGCGCCTCGTGGTGAACGAGCCGGACATGTTGCGCGCGGTGGCGCTGGCGGGCGCGGGGATCGCGCTCCTTCCCACCCTCCCCTCCGCCACGGACTTCACCACCGGCCGCCTGCGCCGCATCCTTCCGGACTGGAGCTCCGCGGGCGCTCCAGTGCACGCGGTCTACCCGAGCACCCGGCACCACTCGCCCAAGGTGATGGCCTTCGTGGACTTCCTGCGCGAGCGCTGGCCGGAGAGCCCGGCGGGGACACCGTGA
- a CDS encoding YybH family protein, translating into MNVRPLLVCALLVFVACTPRNIPGTQIADTEDNRAIINVMERFRAALEARDAKALQGLVSKSFRDNSGTEDPSDDLTYENLPQALPTLFARIDSPQVTMDIRKVDVKNTGVATVIYYWNATWRAPGLLDKPQRDSELEQMVLQKEDGKWRIVTGF; encoded by the coding sequence ATGAATGTCCGTCCGTTGCTCGTCTGTGCCCTGCTGGTGTTCGTCGCCTGCACCCCCCGCAACATTCCCGGCACGCAGATCGCCGACACCGAAGACAACCGCGCCATCATCAACGTGATGGAGCGCTTCCGCGCGGCCCTCGAGGCCCGCGATGCCAAGGCCCTCCAGGGGCTCGTCTCCAAGTCCTTCCGGGACAACTCCGGCACCGAGGATCCGTCGGACGATCTCACCTACGAGAACCTGCCCCAGGCGCTCCCCACCCTCTTCGCCCGGATTGACTCGCCCCAGGTGACCATGGACATCCGCAAGGTGGACGTGAAGAACACCGGCGTGGCCACCGTCATCTACTACTGGAACGCCACGTGGCGGGCGCCGGGGCTGCTGGACAAGCCCCAGCGCGACTCCGAGCTGGAGCAGATGGTCCTCCAGAAGGAGGACGGGAAGTGGCGCATCGTCACCGGCTTCTGA
- a CDS encoding homoserine kinase: MALYTNIDAEAFGRLAEAYGLGTVREFTGIPQGSINSNYRLVTTSGRFFVRHTTVRSAEVLRFEAELLALLHESHCPAPRLLLTREGAPCLEMEGGRVSVFAWLAGEELTRAQLTPEHLESLGLELGKLHRVTLSFSGSRPNPYGPEVVGGWLEELERHPDAELSSIAGELRGYLARAESARGGLEPRGIIHADLFMDNVKWLGDRVSAFFDFEMACRDFYALDVAITFNAWCFDNGAYRPELCRALLRGYQVERSLVPVERESLFGHALFGAVRYTASRIRDFHLSGLPPDKLAPKDFRTYLARARALSHMGPEGLRALAGV; encoded by the coding sequence ATGGCGCTCTACACCAACATCGATGCGGAGGCCTTTGGCCGGCTGGCGGAGGCCTACGGGCTGGGCACGGTGCGCGAGTTCACCGGCATCCCCCAGGGCTCCATCAACTCCAACTACCGGCTGGTGACGACCTCGGGCCGCTTCTTCGTGCGGCACACCACGGTGCGCTCGGCGGAGGTGCTGCGCTTCGAGGCGGAGCTGCTCGCGCTGCTCCACGAGTCCCACTGCCCCGCGCCGCGGCTGCTCCTCACGCGCGAGGGCGCCCCCTGCCTGGAGATGGAGGGCGGCCGGGTGAGTGTCTTCGCGTGGCTGGCGGGCGAGGAGCTCACCCGCGCGCAGCTCACCCCGGAGCACCTGGAGTCGCTGGGCCTGGAGCTGGGCAAGCTGCACCGCGTCACCCTGTCCTTCAGCGGCTCGCGCCCCAACCCCTACGGCCCGGAGGTGGTGGGCGGCTGGCTGGAGGAGCTCGAGCGCCACCCGGACGCGGAGCTGTCCTCCATCGCCGGAGAGCTGCGGGGCTACCTGGCCCGGGCCGAGTCGGCGCGCGGAGGCCTGGAGCCGCGCGGCATCATCCACGCGGACCTCTTCATGGACAACGTGAAGTGGCTGGGGGACCGGGTGAGCGCCTTCTTCGACTTCGAGATGGCGTGCCGGGACTTCTACGCGCTGGACGTGGCCATCACCTTCAACGCGTGGTGCTTCGACAACGGCGCCTACCGGCCGGAGCTGTGCCGGGCGCTGCTGCGCGGCTACCAGGTGGAGCGCTCGCTGGTGCCGGTGGAGCGCGAGAGCCTCTTCGGCCACGCGCTCTTTGGAGCGGTGCGTTACACCGCCAGCCGCATCCGGGATTTCCACCTGTCCGGGCTGCCGCCTGACAAATTGGCACCCAAGGACTTCCGCACCTACCTGGCCCGGGCCCGGGCCCTCTCCCACATGGGGCCCGAGGGCCTGCGCGCGCTCGCCGGCGTCTGA